In one window of Verrucomicrobiota bacterium DNA:
- a CDS encoding type 1 glutamine amidotransferase, with protein MRIHYLQHVSFEGPAAIEDWARETGHTIIGSHLYRGDALPDPAAFDLLVLMGGPMSVNDEGEYPWLREEKRLVRRAMELGRAVLGVCLGAQLIASATGARVYRALHKEIGWFPVRRVTTEGVGARLPETFTPLHWHGETFDLPKDATRLAETDLTPNQAFQLGPAVGLQFHLEATPRSVQALVENAAHEIEAGKPFQQKPPAIVTQTPEAAKTVWPVLWRLLGHLTGEQA; from the coding sequence ATGCGCATTCACTACCTGCAGCACGTAAGCTTCGAAGGGCCCGCGGCCATTGAAGATTGGGCGAGGGAAACCGGGCATACCATCATCGGCTCACACCTTTACCGGGGCGACGCGTTGCCCGACCCGGCAGCATTTGACCTGCTCGTGCTGATGGGCGGTCCCATGAGCGTCAATGACGAAGGCGAGTACCCCTGGTTAAGGGAGGAGAAGCGATTGGTCCGAAGGGCGATGGAGCTGGGGCGGGCCGTCCTCGGCGTCTGCCTGGGCGCGCAGCTGATCGCGAGCGCGACGGGCGCACGAGTCTATAGGGCGTTGCACAAAGAAATCGGCTGGTTCCCCGTACGTCGCGTCACCACCGAGGGCGTAGGGGCGCGGTTGCCCGAGACATTCACGCCGCTTCACTGGCATGGAGAAACGTTCGACCTGCCCAAGGACGCGACGCGACTGGCCGAGACGGACCTCACCCCCAATCAGGCCTTCCAGCTCGGACCGGCCGTCGGGTTGCAGTTCCATCTGGAAGCTACGCCCCGGAGCGTACAAGCACTGGTCGAGAACGCCGCCCATGAGATCGAGGCGGGCAAACCGTTTCAACAAAAGCCACCGGCGATCGTGACGCAAACGCCGGAGGCTGCCAAGACCGTGTGGCCCGTGTTGTGGAGATTGCTGGGGCATTTGACCGGCGAGCAAGCCTGA
- a CDS encoding pentapeptide repeat-containing protein, which yields MVNEEQLRILRQGVAAWNRWRGKQPAIHPDLCGANLRFADLREADLSRAGLRGANLSDADLRGANLSGATLRGTDLFRADLFRANLSDADLHGANLRQADLTETNLRGANLSHADLVRAQLISTDLAGAMLTGSSVYGVSVWGIKVNELTKQQNFIITDHDEPVITVDNIKVAQFIHLLLNNQEIREVIDTITSKAVLILGRFSEERKPVLDTLREALRKHDYLPILFDFPPLPNQATLGTIKTLASMARFVIADLTDARSVLQELQAVVPAFPAVAVRLMIRKSEHEYGMLDEIRLHRSVVEDTYEYEDTDKVIASIRENIIAPAEAKVEELRRLIRPVAR from the coding sequence ATGGTCAACGAAGAACAGCTTAGGATCCTCCGGCAGGGCGTAGCCGCCTGGAACCGGTGGCGAGGGAAACAGCCCGCAATCCATCCGGACCTGTGCGGGGCAAACCTCCGCTTTGCGGACCTCCGCGAGGCAGACCTTAGCAGGGCGGGCCTTCGTGGGGCAAACCTCAGCGACGCGGACCTCCGCGGGGCAAACCTCAGCGGCGCAACCCTCCGCGGGACGGACCTCTTCAGGGCGGATCTTTTCAGGGCAAACCTCAGCGACGCGGACCTCCACGGGGCAAACCTCCGCCAGGCAGACCTCACTGAGACGAACCTCCGCGGGGCAAACCTTAGCCACGCGGACCTCGTCCGGGCTCAATTAATCAGCACCGACCTTGCCGGTGCGATGCTCACCGGAAGTTCCGTCTACGGTGTCTCGGTGTGGGGCATAAAGGTGAATGAGCTTACAAAGCAGCAGAACTTCATCATAACGGACCACGACGAACCGGTCATCACCGTCGACAACATCAAGGTCGCCCAATTTATTCATCTGCTGCTAAACAACCAAGAGATCCGTGAGGTGATCGACACGATCACCTCCAAAGCGGTGTTAATCCTGGGCCGCTTTTCTGAGGAACGGAAACCGGTCCTCGACACCCTTCGGGAGGCGCTTCGCAAGCACGATTACCTTCCGATCCTGTTCGACTTTCCGCCTTTACCCAATCAGGCGACCCTCGGGACGATCAAGACCTTGGCAAGCATGGCCCGGTTTGTGATCGCAGACCTAACCGACGCCCGGAGCGTGCTTCAGGAGCTTCAGGCCGTTGTCCCGGCCTTTCCCGCAGTCGCCGTGCGTTTGATGATCAGGAAGTCTGAGCACGAATACGGCATGCTGGACGAGATCCGGCTGCACCGGTCCGTGGTCGAAGACACGTACGAGTATGAGGATACGGATAAAGTGATTGCTTCGATCCGAGAAAACATTATTGCCCCGGCGGAAGCCAAAGTGGAAGAACTGCGGCGACTCATTAGGCCGGTTGCTCGGTAA
- a CDS encoding DUF1573 domain-containing protein has translation MKPFSLLVLAFVTPALGQLKWDQTIQTFAAKPLDRQVIAHYRFTNAGNSVVTIREVRTSCGCTTAALGKRQYSPGESGEIEARFQFAGRIGHQEKWIYITTDVKSDDLTLLRLAVDIPPAITIDPEFLMWRVGDPPEPKVFRIAVADEFPVAIVSVQSDDPAVKLEVRETRPGKALEVKVTPPPTTRPESATLVIRTDYPPENPDVHYAFVRVE, from the coding sequence ATGAAGCCCTTTTCACTTCTTGTCCTGGCATTTGTCACGCCTGCGTTGGGCCAGTTGAAGTGGGATCAAACCATCCAAACCTTTGCGGCGAAACCGCTGGACAGGCAGGTGATCGCTCATTACCGCTTCACGAACGCCGGAAACTCGGTGGTCACGATTCGTGAGGTCCGGACTTCCTGCGGTTGCACCACCGCGGCTTTGGGAAAAAGGCAATACTCGCCTGGGGAATCGGGAGAGATCGAGGCGAGATTCCAGTTCGCGGGACGCATTGGACACCAGGAAAAGTGGATCTACATCACCACGGACGTAAAATCTGATGACCTGACGCTGTTGCGGCTGGCGGTGGACATCCCCCCGGCGATCACGATTGACCCGGAATTCCTGATGTGGCGGGTCGGCGACCCACCCGAGCCCAAGGTGTTTCGGATTGCGGTTGCGGACGAATTCCCGGTTGCAATCGTTTCGGTGCAATCGGATGACCCGGCGGTGAAACTGGAGGTTCGCGAGACCCGTCCAGGCAAAGCGCTCGAAGTGAAAGTCACGCCGCCCCCGACCACCAGGCCGGAGAGCGCCACCCTTGTTATTCGGACGGATTATCCGCCGGAAAATCCGGACGTTCATTACGCCTTCGTGCGGGTGGAATAA
- a CDS encoding ABC transporter ATP-binding protein — protein sequence MMPLEVERLRTAYGPVVVSSDVSLNVGRQEIVTILGPNGAGKSTLLRAIAGLLRPRKGTVRWNGRDVTGVPADRMASMGVVMVPEGRRIFADLTVQENLRLGAYIRKDRDAIEADIRLMETYFQVLATKRHARGGELSGGQQQMLAIARGLMARPQVLLLDEPSLGLSPLLVREVRSVIMDVREKFSAAVLLVEQNAGLALAVAERGYLLQHGEIVASGPIAALKDDRLIHELYLGQARGTRMTGRGDP from the coding sequence ATGATGCCGCTGGAAGTCGAGCGTCTGCGAACGGCTTACGGTCCTGTCGTGGTGAGCAGCGACGTATCGCTGAACGTCGGCCGGCAGGAGATCGTTACCATTCTCGGTCCTAACGGGGCGGGCAAATCGACGCTGCTGCGGGCCATTGCCGGATTGCTGAGGCCGAGGAAAGGGACCGTTCGCTGGAATGGTCGCGATGTCACCGGCGTGCCGGCTGACCGGATGGCCAGCATGGGCGTGGTGATGGTCCCTGAAGGACGGCGAATTTTTGCCGATCTGACGGTGCAAGAAAATTTGCGCCTTGGCGCTTATATCCGCAAAGACCGGGACGCGATCGAAGCCGACATCCGGCTCATGGAAACTTACTTTCAAGTCCTCGCCACCAAGCGCCACGCCCGGGGCGGGGAGCTCAGCGGGGGGCAGCAACAGATGTTGGCGATTGCGCGCGGACTTATGGCGCGTCCCCAGGTTCTGTTGCTCGACGAACCTTCGCTTGGCCTGTCCCCGTTACTGGTCAGAGAAGTGCGTTCCGTGATCATGGATGTCCGTGAGAAATTTTCCGCCGCGGTTCTGCTGGTTGAGCAAAACGCCGGGCTTGCGCTTGCGGTTGCTGAACGCGGCTACCTGTTGCAGCACGGCGAGATTGTCGCCTCCGGTCCGATCGCGGCACTGAAGGACGATCGCCTGATACATGAGCTCTACTTAGGGCAGGCTCGCGGGACGAGAATGACCGGCCGCGGCGATCCGTGA
- a CDS encoding ABC transporter ATP-binding protein has translation MMPALEISGLRKTFGGVIALAGIDLSIEADKIVGIIGPNGSGKTTLFNVITGVHKPTSGRVMWQGKDITGRPAYQIARWGLVRTFQQAMSFPGLSVRENVRIACERARGDHETTRAEWGSPDKLLHFVGLADRGDEIAGAMPFGNLRRLGVALALGVNPSLLLLDEPAAGLSHSEADDLMELVFRLPKLGIGVCLIDHDMFLMSALCERLVVLNFGTKIAEGPPKLVLNDPKVREVYLGSDL, from the coding sequence ATTATGCCAGCGCTTGAAATTTCCGGATTGCGCAAAACCTTCGGTGGCGTGATCGCCTTAGCCGGGATAGACCTCTCGATCGAGGCAGACAAAATCGTCGGCATCATCGGGCCGAACGGATCCGGCAAGACGACGCTGTTCAACGTTATTACCGGCGTGCATAAGCCGACGTCCGGCCGCGTGATGTGGCAGGGCAAAGACATTACCGGCCGGCCCGCCTACCAAATAGCGCGATGGGGACTGGTGCGAACGTTTCAACAGGCGATGTCATTCCCAGGATTGTCCGTTCGCGAGAACGTGCGAATCGCGTGCGAGCGCGCGCGCGGTGACCATGAAACAACGAGGGCAGAATGGGGTTCTCCGGACAAACTTCTTCATTTCGTGGGTCTCGCCGACCGCGGCGACGAAATTGCGGGAGCCATGCCCTTTGGGAACCTTCGCCGCCTCGGAGTGGCGCTGGCTTTAGGGGTGAATCCGTCCCTGCTGCTGCTCGACGAGCCGGCAGCCGGTTTGAGCCACAGCGAGGCGGACGACTTGATGGAATTGGTGTTTCGGTTGCCGAAGTTAGGGATCGGCGTGTGCCTGATCGATCACGACATGTTTTTAATGAGCGCCTTATGCGAGCGCCTCGTCGTACTGAATTTCGGCACCAAAATCGCTGAAGGCCCACCGAAACTGGTCCTGAACGATCCCAAAGTCAGGGAGGTTTACCTCGGAAGCGACCTATGA
- a CDS encoding branched-chain amino acid ABC transporter permease, protein MKDSPSKPNAPIGPAQDAAPDRPEVVRRAGKTHHGGRSTLAEIVTAVVVAGFLVGFPSMNPGYRFLSLAITTGFTAVALYGLGFQFGQAGIMSVGHAALMGIGAYTAGILAGKLGIGFWVALPCSALVSAVVAGLVGLPSLRVSGQHYIIITFCFCALLNIALTNGGQFTGGATGLDVGSIGSAFGLNFNKLLNTYYLVVVVLIICLLATHLLVNSSYGRTLRALRENETLARAVGINTNLHKIGALMVSGAFAGVAGILQAYYLRHISPSLYGPFPSLYLALMVMLGGSRLLYGPLAGAVIVSFLPEILNLNPIDSRIAYGVALLAVILLLPGGVSAGCLNIYRWLTSKRRP, encoded by the coding sequence ATGAAGGATAGCCCGTCGAAGCCGAACGCACCGATCGGTCCGGCCCAGGACGCCGCGCCGGACCGGCCGGAAGTGGTGCGTCGCGCCGGCAAAACGCACCATGGCGGGCGGTCCACTCTGGCAGAGATAGTCACCGCAGTCGTGGTCGCCGGATTTCTGGTCGGTTTCCCGTCGATGAACCCGGGTTACCGGTTTTTGTCACTGGCCATCACCACCGGATTCACGGCCGTCGCGTTGTACGGTTTAGGCTTCCAGTTCGGCCAGGCCGGCATCATGTCCGTCGGACACGCCGCGTTGATGGGGATTGGGGCGTACACCGCTGGAATCCTGGCGGGAAAGCTCGGAATTGGTTTCTGGGTGGCGCTGCCTTGTTCTGCCTTGGTCTCGGCGGTTGTTGCCGGCCTGGTCGGGTTACCCTCCCTACGGGTAAGCGGGCAACATTACATCATCATTACGTTCTGCTTCTGCGCCTTACTGAACATCGCGCTCACGAATGGAGGCCAGTTCACCGGCGGCGCGACCGGTCTTGATGTAGGATCCATCGGTTCAGCCTTTGGCCTTAACTTCAATAAACTGCTGAACACCTATTACCTCGTTGTCGTGGTGCTGATCATCTGTCTTCTGGCCACCCATTTACTGGTGAACTCCTCGTACGGCCGGACGCTCCGGGCGCTCCGGGAGAATGAAACGCTCGCGCGCGCCGTGGGCATCAACACAAACCTGCACAAGATCGGCGCGCTGATGGTCAGCGGCGCTTTTGCGGGGGTGGCCGGCATCCTCCAGGCCTACTACCTCCGCCATATCTCACCGAGCCTTTACGGCCCGTTTCCGAGCCTTTACCTTGCGTTGATGGTCATGCTGGGGGGATCCCGGCTGCTCTATGGGCCGTTGGCCGGGGCCGTCATCGTGAGTTTTCTTCCCGAAATCCTGAATCTGAACCCGATTGATTCCAGAATCGCTTACGGCGTGGCTCTCCTCGCCGTTATCCTGCTGCTCCCCGGGGGAGTGAGTGCCGGATGCCTAAACATCTATCGCTGGCTCACGTCGAAACGACGGCCTTAA
- a CDS encoding branched-chain amino acid ABC transporter permease, translating to MQIFIQQLVNSLSVASVTILIGIGITLIFGLAGIVNFAHGEFLMVGGMVTWFLVVSGLNFFVALVGAMILVGALGFAAERGLFRFTLDRPMNGFIMSIGLSVILQHVVIRLFNEVQKTIPDPISGVWMVGGVDIIAMRAVVVGITVIVVAITYLAISRSRYGMALKASIADPDTAALMGIPVRRYVTGVFVYGSVLAGLGGALMIALFPITPFTGSVVIIRGFAVSLIGGLGNVGGAVLGGLILGLVDGLSAQYGYPEWTDAYSLVVMIVILIVRPQGLLGGTLGPRAT from the coding sequence ATGCAGATCTTCATCCAGCAATTGGTTAACAGTCTTTCGGTGGCCAGCGTCACCATCTTGATCGGGATTGGGATTACGTTGATCTTTGGCCTGGCCGGGATCGTCAATTTTGCGCACGGCGAATTCCTGATGGTCGGCGGGATGGTTACCTGGTTTCTGGTCGTTTCGGGCTTAAACTTTTTTGTGGCGCTGGTGGGAGCGATGATTCTGGTCGGCGCGCTCGGGTTTGCGGCCGAACGGGGCTTGTTCCGGTTTACTTTGGACCGGCCGATGAACGGATTCATCATGTCGATCGGCTTAAGTGTGATTCTTCAGCACGTTGTCATTCGTCTGTTCAACGAAGTCCAGAAAACCATTCCCGACCCGATCAGCGGCGTCTGGATGGTAGGAGGGGTTGACATCATCGCCATGCGCGCTGTGGTTGTAGGAATAACCGTCATCGTGGTCGCCATTACCTACCTCGCCATATCGCGCAGCCGTTACGGGATGGCCTTGAAGGCGAGTATTGCTGACCCGGATACGGCTGCGCTGATGGGCATCCCGGTCAGGCGTTATGTGACCGGCGTCTTCGTCTACGGCAGTGTCCTGGCGGGCTTAGGGGGCGCACTCATGATTGCGTTGTTTCCGATCACGCCGTTTACGGGAAGCGTTGTCATCATCCGCGGATTCGCGGTTTCTCTCATCGGCGGGCTCGGAAACGTCGGCGGTGCGGTCCTGGGCGGTCTGATTTTGGGCTTGGTCGATGGTCTAAGCGCGCAGTACGGTTACCCGGAGTGGACCGACGCCTACTCGCTGGTTGTGATGATCGTGATTCTCATCGTGCGTCCCCAGGGGCTTCTTGGCGGGACACTGGGCCCCCGAGCAACTTGA
- a CDS encoding ABC transporter substrate-binding protein translates to MKLGVALAVGASIALAAQAVFAQDRELKIGVVAAESGSFVSAGNTIVAAAKLAAKQINDAGGVKIGGATYKINLYIRDNRTDVNVTIAAARELVDDVGVKAIWGTETHDFSISMAKITGASKVLQFSGNSSLGAVLDDKAVAPGGWLHYTFQTEPQEWQRSGSTAKGVLALLTPLLPQAPKHSVVFVGNDATGQYLSSHYVKALEANGQQVDLVKYPPDTTDFSPLLTRIKGLKPDIVHFWYNGDSTLTAFPQALKLDVAPAYFLFGVDPGIYAERRLKSDKPVTLSCVPVCWGASPYPAVQDYFKQYFDLGAAKGPQSSVSLLYYDYFFMYAKALEQVGSLDNPDAVVDAILKMKYQGVVSPVPLSFNDHHQVTFATEVCLVQPDTSDQFKTAVQQPPPAPPPGDPGG, encoded by the coding sequence CTGAAGCTGGGCGTCGCCCTTGCGGTTGGCGCGTCTATTGCGCTGGCGGCCCAAGCCGTCTTCGCGCAGGATCGGGAACTGAAGATCGGCGTCGTCGCGGCCGAATCCGGATCGTTCGTCTCTGCCGGAAACACGATCGTCGCCGCGGCCAAGCTCGCGGCGAAGCAAATTAATGACGCCGGCGGCGTCAAAATCGGAGGAGCAACCTACAAAATCAATCTCTACATTCGTGACAATCGCACTGACGTAAATGTGACGATCGCGGCCGCCCGGGAACTGGTTGACGACGTCGGGGTCAAAGCGATCTGGGGCACCGAAACGCATGATTTTTCGATCTCTATGGCAAAGATCACGGGGGCGTCGAAAGTTCTCCAGTTTTCCGGTAATAGTTCCCTGGGGGCCGTGCTGGACGACAAGGCGGTGGCGCCGGGAGGCTGGCTCCACTACACTTTCCAGACGGAGCCTCAGGAATGGCAGCGCAGCGGCAGCACCGCCAAAGGCGTTCTGGCGCTTTTGACCCCACTGCTGCCTCAGGCGCCGAAGCATTCGGTCGTGTTCGTCGGGAACGATGCTACCGGCCAATACCTGTCCTCGCACTACGTGAAGGCGTTGGAGGCAAACGGACAACAAGTGGACCTGGTGAAGTATCCGCCCGATACCACCGATTTTTCCCCGTTGCTCACCCGGATCAAAGGGCTAAAGCCGGACATCGTCCATTTCTGGTACAACGGGGACTCCACGTTGACCGCCTTTCCCCAAGCGCTGAAGTTGGATGTGGCGCCCGCTTATTTCCTGTTCGGAGTCGACCCAGGCATCTATGCGGAGCGCCGGTTGAAATCGGATAAACCGGTGACCCTGAGCTGCGTTCCGGTTTGCTGGGGCGCGTCGCCCTATCCCGCGGTGCAGGACTATTTCAAACAGTATTTTGACCTGGGCGCCGCCAAAGGACCGCAGTCATCGGTCTCACTGCTCTACTACGATTACTTTTTCATGTACGCCAAGGCGCTGGAACAGGTCGGATCGCTCGATAACCCGGACGCGGTTGTGGATGCCATCCTCAAGATGAAATACCAGGGTGTGGTATCACCGGTTCCCCTGAGTTTCAACGACCACCACCAGGTAACGTTCGCCACCGAGGTCTGCCTGGTCCAGCCGGATACCTCGGATCAATTCAAGACGGCGGTGCAACAGCCCCCGCCCGCACCGCCGCCGGGCGATCCGGGCGGTTAA
- a CDS encoding CHASE2 domain-containing protein: MRSELWERLKPAELRSHLKSAVLVIGFCTAVTFVFTQLGWFSGLESSSLDFFLKTGEPVPSKYVWLIAITDDDYDHLFHEKSPLDADTLAKIIQIAAEGQPAVIGVDIDTTKSTIVFDRKVMASSAHWPPIIWAQNAVQRDGVLEPQPVLGGAQPQPPAALAFFPIDENDRVVRRYRRMLPTVDGEERSMPWALVKTFCTVPSGTGHPAVCRRIDDPDSEHQESPLILTFSAGHHPNTRRIEATELLAQENSDGWKENSPIKGQIVIVGGVFSKSADWYTTPFGPLPGAELIAQAVEAELQERTIKPAAETFMLAVDVVCGFLLVIWQFYRPHRLHFALRMLAVPVLAVLASYLVFFSHAHWINFVPVLAGVVIHEVYENRHKHKPDDKVIAGPAITKE, from the coding sequence ATGAGGTCAGAACTCTGGGAGCGTCTTAAACCGGCAGAACTTCGGAGCCACCTGAAATCGGCAGTCCTTGTGATCGGGTTCTGTACGGCTGTGACCTTCGTTTTTACCCAACTCGGATGGTTCAGCGGCCTCGAGAGCTCGTCGCTCGATTTTTTCCTTAAAACCGGTGAGCCGGTGCCGTCAAAGTACGTCTGGCTGATCGCCATCACCGATGACGATTACGACCATCTTTTTCACGAAAAGAGTCCGCTCGACGCCGATACCCTCGCCAAAATCATCCAGATCGCTGCGGAAGGACAACCTGCTGTGATCGGCGTAGACATTGACACAACTAAATCGACGATCGTGTTTGATCGTAAGGTGATGGCGTCGTCTGCACACTGGCCGCCGATCATCTGGGCGCAGAATGCGGTTCAGAGAGACGGTGTGCTGGAGCCGCAACCGGTCCTTGGCGGCGCGCAGCCTCAACCGCCTGCGGCACTTGCCTTCTTTCCCATTGATGAGAACGACCGGGTAGTCAGACGTTACCGGCGCATGCTTCCGACGGTCGATGGCGAGGAAAGATCGATGCCGTGGGCGTTGGTTAAAACGTTTTGCACCGTCCCTTCCGGAACTGGCCATCCCGCCGTCTGCCGCCGCATCGACGATCCAGACAGCGAACACCAGGAATCACCGCTGATCCTCACCTTCTCGGCGGGTCACCATCCTAACACGCGCCGGATCGAAGCGACCGAATTACTGGCTCAGGAGAATAGTGACGGCTGGAAGGAGAATTCCCCAATCAAGGGGCAGATCGTCATCGTCGGCGGCGTTTTCAGCAAGTCGGCGGATTGGTATACTACGCCGTTCGGCCCATTGCCGGGCGCCGAGTTGATTGCCCAGGCGGTTGAGGCCGAACTGCAGGAAAGAACGATCAAGCCTGCGGCTGAGACATTCATGCTCGCAGTCGACGTCGTTTGCGGGTTTCTTCTGGTTATCTGGCAGTTTTATCGGCCGCACCGGCTCCATTTTGCGCTTCGAATGCTTGCAGTCCCGGTATTGGCGGTGCTGGCGAGCTACCTGGTTTTTTTCTCCCATGCTCACTGGATCAACTTCGTTCCTGTCCTTGCCGGCGTGGTCATCCATGAGGTTTATGAAAATCGGCACAAACACAAGCCGGACGATAAGGTGATCGCCGGTCCGGCCATAACAAAGGAATAG